Proteins from one Xenopus tropicalis strain Nigerian chromosome 1, UCB_Xtro_10.0, whole genome shotgun sequence genomic window:
- the LOC100491053 gene encoding vomeronasal type-2 receptor 26 yields MCIEKQVEFISFDTDYFAIFFTINSLILFTVGAVILGIFISFRDTPVVKANNRNLSFILIVSIKLSILSVFLFLGRPTDIICTLRQSSFGITFSIAVSCVLAKTIMVYIVFKATKPGRSWSKWVGVKLAHCIVLVCSVIQILITSLWLSISPPFVEYNILSEPGKIIIQCNEGSVVAFYIVLSYMGLLASMSFIVAFLARSLPDSFNEAKYI; encoded by the coding sequence ATGTGTATTGAGAAACAAGTTGAATTTATATCCTTTGACACCGATTACTTTGCTATATTCTTTACCATTAACTCTTTGATACTGTTtacagtaggggcagttatactgggaatctttatttcattccgaGACACTCCAGTAGTGAAAGCCAATAATCGCAATCTCAGCTTTATTCTcattgtctccatcaagctgagcatCCTGTCCGTGTTTTTGTTCCTTGGCCGTCCCACTGATATAATATGCACGCTCCGACAAAGCTCTTTTGGTATCACCTTCTCTATAGCTGTGTCTTGTGTcttggccaagactatcatggtttatATTGTTTTCAAAGCTACAAAGCCTGGAAGATCTTGGAGTAAATGGGTGGGAGTGAAACTGGCACATTGTATTGTTCTTGTCTGCTCAGTCATTCAAATACTTATTACTAGTTTATGGTTGTCTATTTCTCCTCCTTTTGTGGAATACAATATACTTTCTGAACCAGGAAAAAtaatcattcagtgcaatgagggctcagtagTTGCATTTTACATTGTCCTCTCCTACATGGGATTGTTGGCATCTATGAGTTTCATTGTAGCTTTCctggctcggagcttaccggacagttttaatgaggccaagtacatc